A window from Paraburkholderia acidiphila encodes these proteins:
- a CDS encoding phospholipase C yields the protein MQWRHVAVGSLTAAAFASTVAWSAGDDHDKNHPEHGHTATPIKHLVVIYGENVSFDHYFATYPHATNPSGEPAFKAQPGTPAVNGLSGTLLTQNPNFTNSGNGAGAANPFRLDRTQAATADQNHAYTAEQQAYDDGRADLFPEYTGNGTSGGAGAFGTKGQVMGYYDGNTVTALWNYAQHFAMSDNAYTSTYGPSTPGALEVVSGQTNGMKVVLTTKKPSTAGSYYVNDGQGGFTMINDVDPAYDLCSSTTDTAQMTGKNIGDLLNGRNVSWGGFMGGFNLATTNSNGTTGCKRSTLSPVVGAATADYIPHHNWFQYYASTSNPQHVRPSSLAAIGRPDRANHQYDTDDFFSAVKAGNFPSVSFLKAPAYQDGHAGYSDPLDEQAFVMKVVNFLQEQHDWEDTAVIVAWDDSDGWYDHAYAQPTSASYDSVADQLTAAGICGTGSAPAGLGGKPVNGRCGPGTRIPFVVISPWARENYVDHTLIDQASVVRFIEDNWLDGQRIGGGSFDATAGSIMGMFDFDRRGRGHEDHRLFLDPATGVVVDKAPKV from the coding sequence ATGCAATGGCGTCACGTCGCAGTTGGTTCGCTCACAGCCGCAGCATTCGCATCGACAGTTGCGTGGAGTGCTGGTGACGATCACGACAAGAATCATCCGGAACACGGTCACACTGCTACCCCGATCAAGCACCTGGTCGTGATTTATGGCGAGAACGTATCGTTCGACCATTACTTCGCGACTTATCCGCATGCCACCAACCCGTCGGGCGAGCCTGCCTTCAAGGCGCAGCCCGGCACGCCCGCAGTGAACGGCCTGAGCGGCACGCTGCTGACCCAAAACCCGAACTTCACGAATTCGGGCAATGGTGCGGGCGCGGCCAATCCGTTCCGTCTGGATCGCACGCAGGCGGCCACGGCCGACCAGAACCACGCCTATACGGCCGAGCAGCAGGCGTATGACGACGGCCGTGCCGACCTGTTCCCGGAGTACACGGGTAATGGCACGAGCGGCGGCGCCGGCGCATTCGGCACGAAGGGCCAGGTGATGGGCTATTACGACGGAAATACGGTCACGGCGCTCTGGAACTACGCACAGCACTTCGCGATGAGCGATAACGCCTATACGTCGACCTACGGTCCTTCCACGCCCGGCGCGCTCGAAGTGGTCTCGGGGCAGACCAACGGCATGAAGGTTGTGCTCACAACGAAGAAGCCTTCGACCGCCGGTTCGTACTATGTGAACGACGGGCAGGGCGGCTTCACGATGATCAATGACGTCGATCCGGCCTACGACCTCTGCTCGAGCACGACCGACACGGCGCAGATGACCGGCAAGAATATCGGCGACCTGCTGAACGGGCGCAATGTCTCGTGGGGCGGCTTCATGGGCGGCTTCAACCTCGCGACGACGAACAGCAACGGCACGACCGGCTGCAAGCGCAGCACGCTCTCGCCGGTGGTCGGCGCGGCCACGGCCGACTACATTCCGCACCACAACTGGTTCCAGTACTACGCATCGACGTCGAACCCGCAGCATGTGCGTCCGAGCTCGCTCGCCGCGATTGGGCGCCCCGATCGCGCGAATCACCAGTACGATACCGACGACTTCTTCAGTGCCGTGAAGGCGGGCAATTTCCCGTCGGTGAGCTTCCTCAAGGCCCCGGCGTACCAGGATGGCCACGCGGGTTACTCCGACCCGCTCGACGAGCAGGCTTTCGTCATGAAGGTCGTGAACTTCCTGCAGGAACAGCATGACTGGGAAGATACGGCCGTTATCGTGGCGTGGGACGACTCGGACGGCTGGTACGACCATGCGTACGCGCAGCCCACCAGCGCTTCGTACGATAGCGTTGCCGACCAGTTGACCGCCGCCGGCATCTGCGGCACGGGTTCGGCGCCGGCCGGCCTGGGCGGCAAGCCCGTGAACGGCCGCTGCGGTCCGGGCACGCGTATCCCGTTCGTCGTGATCTCGCCGTGGGCGCGCGAGAACTACGTCGACCATACGCTGATCGACCAGGCTTCCGTGGTGCGCTTTATCGAAGACAACTGGCTTGATGGTCAGCGTATCGGCGGCGGTTCGTTCGACGCCACGGCGGGCAGCATCATGGGC
- a CDS encoding SDR family NAD(P)-dependent oxidoreductase: protein MSALLPDLNNRVALVTGGSRGIGRAIAVALASAGAVVAVNYRQRADEAHQVVAQIESAGGRALAVRADVSVSSEVTGMIGEIERSLGAVDVLVNNAGTGTISDIESLTEAEFDHTLAVNLKSAFLCTQAVLPGMRARRWGRIVNLSSAAARGGGLVGVHYNASKAGLEGLTRGYASRVAREGVTVNAVAPGLIDTEMAAPLKAAKVAERLPVGRLGAADEVAQVVLMVVGNGFVTGQTIAVNGGVSFI from the coding sequence ATGTCCGCACTTTTACCCGACCTGAATAACCGCGTTGCGCTCGTGACCGGCGGTTCGCGCGGAATCGGCCGCGCCATTGCTGTTGCGCTGGCTTCGGCCGGCGCGGTGGTCGCGGTGAATTACCGGCAACGCGCCGACGAAGCGCACCAGGTCGTCGCGCAGATCGAAAGCGCAGGCGGCCGCGCGCTCGCGGTGCGCGCCGATGTGTCGGTGTCAAGCGAAGTCACCGGCATGATCGGCGAGATCGAGCGCAGCCTCGGCGCGGTCGACGTGCTCGTGAACAACGCGGGCACGGGCACGATCAGCGACATCGAGTCGCTGACCGAAGCGGAATTCGATCACACGCTCGCCGTCAATCTTAAGTCGGCGTTTCTCTGCACGCAAGCGGTGCTGCCCGGCATGCGCGCGCGGCGCTGGGGCCGCATCGTCAATCTTTCGTCCGCTGCCGCGCGCGGCGGTGGCCTGGTCGGCGTGCACTACAACGCATCGAAAGCGGGCCTCGAAGGCCTGACACGCGGCTACGCCTCGCGCGTGGCCCGCGAAGGCGTGACCGTGAACGCCGTGGCGCCTGGGCTTATCGACACCGAAATGGCCGCGCCGCTGAAAGCCGCGAAGGTCGCCGAACGCCTGCCCGTTGGCCGGCTCGGTGCAGCCGACGAAGTCGCACAAGTCGTGCTGATGGTGGTCGGCAATGGCTTCGTCACGGGCCAGACCATTGCCGTCAACGGCGGCGTCAGTTTCATCTAG
- a CDS encoding non-heme iron oxygenase ferredoxin subunit: MADWVDVAPYGEFQPGSVRSVDVDGTQVAVFNLEGTCYAIQDTCPHDGGVLTGGDVEGDEVICPRHGARFCIKTGKVLAPPAYEDVAVFAVRVEAGMVQVRDTRWDEGDS; encoded by the coding sequence ATGGCCGATTGGGTGGACGTCGCGCCATATGGCGAATTTCAACCGGGTTCCGTGCGCAGCGTCGACGTGGACGGCACCCAGGTCGCCGTATTCAATCTCGAAGGGACCTGCTATGCGATCCAGGACACCTGCCCGCACGACGGCGGCGTACTCACGGGGGGCGACGTGGAAGGCGACGAGGTGATTTGCCCGCGGCACGGCGCGCGCTTTTGCATCAAGACGGGGAAAGTCCTTGCGCCGCCCGCGTATGAGGACGTCGCGGTGTTCGCGGTGCGCGTGGAAGCAGGCATGGTGCAGGTGCGGGATACGCGCTGGGACGAGGGCGATTCCTGA
- a CDS encoding SUF system Fe-S cluster assembly protein, which translates to MTMNTQTAGDDLRERVIDALRSVFDPEIPVNIYDLGLVYQLDVDAETGRVTIHMTLTAPGCPVAQTFPGTVEDCVNDVEGVSGTQVELVWDPPWTKARMSEAALLQLGML; encoded by the coding sequence ATGACGATGAATACGCAAACGGCGGGCGACGACTTGCGCGAACGCGTGATCGACGCGCTGCGCTCGGTGTTCGATCCGGAGATCCCGGTCAACATCTACGATCTGGGGCTCGTTTATCAACTCGACGTGGACGCCGAAACGGGCCGCGTGACGATACACATGACGCTAACCGCGCCCGGTTGCCCGGTTGCGCAAACCTTTCCGGGCACCGTCGAAGACTGCGTGAACGACGTGGAAGGTGTGAGCGGGACGCAGGTGGAACTGGTCTGGGATCCGCCGTGGACGAAAGCGCGCATGTCCGAAGCGGCGCTCCTGCAGCTGGGGATGCTTTGA
- the sufU gene encoding Fe-S cluster assembly sulfur transfer protein SufU, protein MSDLRALYQETIFDHYRRPRNCHPVPGATHRAEGYNPLCGDRVTLYLRIEDGVIKDAGFEGAGCAIATASASLMTEALKGRTQAEVEALFERFHTMATAPSDRPASTEGLGKLAVLAGVREFPARIKCATLAWHTLHAALGDERGTVSTE, encoded by the coding sequence ATGAGCGACCTGCGCGCCCTGTATCAGGAAACGATCTTCGACCACTACAGGCGGCCGCGGAACTGTCACCCCGTGCCCGGCGCGACGCATCGCGCCGAAGGATATAACCCGCTGTGCGGCGACCGCGTCACGTTGTATCTGCGTATCGAGGACGGGGTGATCAAGGACGCCGGCTTCGAGGGCGCGGGGTGCGCGATCGCGACGGCATCGGCTTCGTTGATGACGGAGGCGCTCAAGGGGCGCACGCAGGCGGAAGTCGAAGCGCTGTTCGAACGCTTTCACACCATGGCGACGGCGCCTTCGGACCGGCCGGCCTCGACCGAAGGCCTCGGCAAGCTCGCGGTGCTCGCGGGCGTGCGCGAATTTCCGGCGCGTATCAAATGCGCGACGCTCGCGTGGCACACGCTGCACGCCGCGCTGGGCGACGAGCGCGGTACCGTCTCCACCGAATGA